The following proteins come from a genomic window of Natrinema saccharevitans:
- a CDS encoding cytochrome c oxidase subunit 3 — protein sequence MGTGDRSDSATAPRADGAGHHVTEGQAPEEYGDHRGGEGDDHEHRSRWPLIAAAGAAGLYGGIAIAVLGTETGLVPPLVGVALAVVGAAVLLAGIGGWVREAFLLPARDAGSPESRESYVSTTLLFLVTDVSTFGALFVYYAFVRVGAWPPAELPPLVGSLVAVNTAILVASSVTFHYAHTALEAGTRRRFLGLLWTTLALGIVFLAGQAYEYYEFVTAEGFSLGSGVFGTAFYGLTGLHGFHVALGVGAIAVLCWRALRGHYGPDRDTSIATVSLYWHFVDLVWLVLVAVLYIGASV from the coding sequence ATGGGTACCGGTGATCGATCCGACTCCGCGACGGCCCCTCGAGCCGACGGAGCCGGCCACCACGTCACCGAGGGGCAGGCACCCGAGGAGTACGGCGACCACCGTGGTGGCGAGGGCGACGACCACGAGCATCGGAGCCGATGGCCGCTGATCGCCGCCGCCGGCGCCGCCGGGCTCTACGGCGGGATCGCGATCGCCGTTCTCGGCACCGAAACCGGGCTCGTGCCACCGCTCGTCGGGGTCGCCCTCGCCGTCGTCGGCGCGGCCGTCCTGCTCGCCGGCATCGGCGGCTGGGTCCGGGAAGCGTTCCTGCTGCCGGCTCGAGACGCGGGGTCACCGGAGTCCCGCGAGTCGTACGTCTCGACGACGCTGCTCTTTCTAGTGACCGACGTCTCGACGTTCGGCGCGCTGTTCGTCTACTACGCCTTCGTCAGGGTCGGAGCGTGGCCGCCCGCGGAACTGCCGCCACTCGTGGGCTCGCTCGTCGCCGTCAACACCGCGATTCTGGTCGCCAGCAGCGTCACCTTTCACTACGCGCACACGGCCCTCGAGGCGGGAACTCGGCGACGGTTCCTCGGGTTACTCTGGACGACGCTGGCACTCGGGATCGTCTTCCTCGCCGGGCAGGCCTACGAGTACTACGAGTTCGTCACCGCGGAGGGCTTTTCCCTCGGCAGCGGCGTCTTCGGAACCGCCTTCTACGGTCTGACCGGGCTCCACGGTTTTCACGTCGCCCTCGGCGTCGGGGCCATCGCGGTCCTGTGCTGGCGGGCGCTGCGGGGCCACTACGGGCCGGACCGGGACACGTCGATCGCGACCGTCTCGCTGTACTGGCACTTCGTCGATCTCGTCTGGCTCGTCCTCGTGGCCGTTCTCTACATCGGGGCGTCGGTCTGA
- the coxB gene encoding cytochrome c oxidase subunit II: protein MGHRRRTLAALVVAALSALLAIGPVAAQSENSDLIDGLEYQLLYVALPLTLFVLLILVYAAVKFHDNDDPEPTTEDPALEITWTVATALILLFVGLSGYSVLVNPYVSPSQALEGEDTSQEGFDSFADLPETDDEEIHVRGYQWEWQATYPEANVTTESEIVIPADEDVTFWLTSDDVIHSLFVPDLGVKQDAFPGDYTRARTIVSEPGRYDAVCAEFCGAGHSRMDGSIVVVERDTYDQWLAENEGTVTAAPDPD, encoded by the coding sequence ATGGGTCACCGTCGACGCACGCTCGCCGCGCTCGTCGTCGCGGCGCTCTCGGCGCTTCTCGCGATCGGTCCGGTCGCCGCTCAGTCCGAAAACAGCGACCTCATCGACGGCCTCGAGTATCAACTACTCTATGTCGCCCTGCCGCTCACTCTCTTCGTCCTCCTGATCCTCGTCTACGCGGCCGTCAAGTTCCACGACAACGACGACCCCGAACCGACCACCGAGGACCCCGCCCTCGAGATCACCTGGACCGTCGCGACCGCGCTCATCCTCCTGTTCGTCGGCCTCTCGGGCTACAGCGTCCTCGTCAACCCCTACGTCTCCCCCTCGCAGGCCCTCGAGGGCGAAGACACCAGCCAGGAGGGGTTCGACTCGTTCGCGGACCTCCCCGAAACCGACGACGAGGAGATCCACGTCCGGGGCTACCAGTGGGAGTGGCAGGCCACCTACCCAGAGGCAAACGTCACGACCGAGTCCGAAATCGTGATCCCCGCCGACGAGGACGTCACGTTCTGGCTCACCAGCGACGACGTCATCCACTCGCTTTTCGTCCCCGATCTGGGCGTCAAACAGGACGCCTTCCCGGGAGACTACACTCGCGCCCGCACGATCGTCTCCGAACCCGGCCGTTACGACGCCGTCTGTGCCGAGTTCTGCGGGGCTGGCCACTCCCGAATGGACGGCTCCATCGTCGTCGTCGAGCGTGACACCTACGATCAGTGGCTCGCGGAGAACGAGGGTACTGTCACGGCTGCGCCCGATCCCGACTGA
- a CDS encoding manganese catalase family protein, whose translation MFFQDPKLQYEVTVEQPDPHFAKLLQQAIGGQEGEMRVALQYMFQAWALPEEYEAYRNLLMETAAEELGHIEMLATAVTKNLRDSPKEMGDDAQETAAAASMTGQNPRQFLSAGESAVPVDSNGAPFTGNYIVASGNLAGDLYANVMSEAAGRTLATRLWEYTDDPGMKDMLSYLIARDTMYQNQWLEALESLDDPVPVPASFPQDEENQEVNYTFISTRREEQPNPDHPWTEGEAPDGKGQFSYAADQPGDGNVVAPDPDPMTSDDPNRTDQ comes from the coding sequence ATGTTCTTCCAAGATCCGAAACTCCAGTACGAGGTCACCGTCGAACAGCCCGACCCCCACTTCGCGAAACTTCTCCAGCAGGCGATCGGCGGCCAGGAAGGCGAGATGCGCGTCGCGCTCCAGTATATGTTTCAGGCCTGGGCACTGCCCGAGGAGTACGAGGCCTACCGCAACCTGCTAATGGAGACCGCGGCCGAGGAACTCGGACACATCGAGATGCTCGCGACGGCGGTCACGAAGAACCTCCGGGACTCCCCCAAAGAGATGGGCGACGACGCCCAGGAGACGGCCGCCGCCGCGTCGATGACCGGCCAGAACCCCCGGCAGTTCCTCTCGGCCGGCGAGTCCGCCGTGCCCGTCGACAGCAACGGCGCGCCCTTTACCGGCAACTACATCGTCGCCTCCGGCAACCTCGCCGGCGACCTCTATGCGAACGTAATGTCCGAGGCGGCCGGCCGCACCCTCGCGACGCGGCTCTGGGAGTACACCGACGACCCCGGGATGAAGGACATGCTCTCTTACCTCATCGCCCGGGACACGATGTATCAGAACCAGTGGCTCGAGGCCCTCGAGTCGCTCGACGATCCGGTACCGGTTCCCGCGAGCTTTCCACAGGACGAGGAGAACCAGGAGGTCAACTACACGTTCATCTCGACCCGCCGCGAGGAACAGCCCAACCCCGACCACCCCTGGACGGAGGGAGAAGCTCCCGATGGGAAGGGACAGTTCTCCTATGCCGCCGATCAGCCGGGCGACGGCAACGTCGTCGCTCCCGACCCGGATCCGATGACCAGCGACGACCCGAACCGGACGGATCAGTAG
- a CDS encoding D-2-hydroxyacid dehydrogenase, whose translation MSEADAPDVLVLRRGTHGMPVEQYADAIRERLPDRSVELARTPAAEREAIRSATFATGMTLERDLLEAADELAVFACAYAGTGHLPLEELEERGVAVTNASGVHGPNIGEHVLGAILGFVRRFHVGRRRQDRREWRHYRAHELQGSTVTIVGLGAIGEAVAERLEPFGVETIGVRYTPEKGGPTDEVIGFEGEAFDDALARTDYLVLACPLTETTRGLIDREALVTLDPEAVLVNVARGPVVDTDALVAALRSNRLRGAALDVTDPEPLPEDHPLWTFENVQITPHNAGHTPEYYERLADIVAENVRRRENGDDALENQVLP comes from the coding sequence ATGAGCGAGGCCGACGCGCCGGACGTACTCGTCCTCCGGCGTGGCACACACGGAATGCCGGTCGAACAGTACGCCGACGCGATCCGCGAGCGACTCCCCGATCGCAGCGTCGAACTCGCGCGGACTCCCGCCGCGGAACGCGAGGCGATCCGGTCGGCGACGTTCGCCACCGGCATGACCCTCGAGCGCGACCTCCTCGAGGCGGCCGACGAACTCGCGGTCTTCGCCTGTGCTTACGCGGGAACGGGCCATCTTCCCCTCGAGGAACTCGAGGAGCGAGGCGTCGCGGTGACCAACGCCTCGGGCGTCCACGGGCCGAACATCGGCGAACACGTGCTTGGCGCGATCCTGGGGTTCGTCCGGCGGTTCCACGTCGGTCGGCGGCGACAGGACCGCCGGGAGTGGCGCCACTACCGGGCCCACGAACTGCAGGGATCGACGGTGACGATCGTCGGTCTCGGCGCGATTGGCGAGGCGGTCGCCGAGCGACTCGAGCCGTTCGGCGTCGAGACGATCGGAGTTCGATACACCCCCGAGAAGGGCGGGCCGACCGACGAGGTGATCGGGTTCGAGGGCGAGGCGTTCGACGACGCGCTCGCGCGGACCGACTACCTCGTCCTCGCGTGTCCGCTCACCGAGACGACGCGGGGGCTGATCGACCGCGAGGCGCTGGTCACGCTCGATCCCGAGGCGGTGCTGGTCAACGTCGCCCGCGGCCCCGTCGTCGACACCGACGCGCTGGTCGCGGCGCTGCGCTCGAACCGGCTCCGCGGGGCCGCACTGGACGTCACCGACCCCGAGCCGCTGCCGGAGGACCACCCGCTGTGGACCTTCGAGAACGTGCAGATTACGCCCCACAACGCGGGCCACACTCCCGAGTACTACGAGCGACTCGCCGACATCGTCGCCGAGAACGTTCGCCGTCGCGAAAACGGCGACGACGCCCTCGAGAATCAGGTGCTGCCCTGA
- a CDS encoding DUF6789 family protein, producing MNRALAEVSLFGLVLVGCLLTVALARRWRAEPSTDGGYARERRRRLSLADAKAAAVRWTTTTNHREIGLLYIAFGTVAAIWGGIDGMMIRTHLLTPEATLWTEGTYNELFTMHGLTMLIFFVTPVFFGIGNYFLPLLIGADDMAFPRLNAVGFWLLPPSLLLARFGIIAEVTGAILAVVVPADRLSVLLAFKEPAIGWTVYPPLSLAPNPQTNFLLLGLHLSGIATTIGALNFITTVVYERDESIGWANLDIFSWNILVTSAIIIFAFPLLGTALLMLLFDRNLGTTFFAVEGGGPILWQHLFWFWGHPEVYIIFLPATGLMSLILPKFVGRKLFGFKFIVYSTIAIGVLSFGVWAHHMFVTGVDPRVRASFMATSIAIAVPSAIKVFNWITTMWNGDVRLAAPTILCVGSIGLFIVGGVTGIFLAVIPIDVVYHGTYYVVGHFHLILMGIIPLMMFAASYYWYPLLTGRMYDRRLAIFQSSLLVVGSAVTFMTLMALGFLELPRRYATYPPSYSGLQVVATVGAFIIGISVLMWLYNMLWSYFQGTPVETADPWELKATEQFTPEWQWFEDRLERERGIPPSEPEEVRPSYVPAQGERPPSLYGRIVPVAKRVASDAGTGAAGGFVGTIALTVVLLVAVALGAFDLEAFATLATFVGLPANLALGYGLFLAGGMTVWPLLFLSLGEYLPGELTLVTGLWYATVIASGFALAFYTGQSGLELVTYVLFVIVAHWIYGLGLAGTIAVLGGRQRRPSTGDDG from the coding sequence ATGAACCGCGCGCTCGCCGAAGTCTCGCTGTTCGGGCTCGTCCTCGTCGGCTGTCTCTTGACGGTCGCGCTCGCCCGGCGGTGGCGAGCGGAGCCATCGACGGACGGCGGGTACGCTCGGGAGCGGCGGCGACGGCTTTCGCTGGCCGACGCGAAGGCGGCGGCCGTTCGGTGGACGACGACGACGAACCATCGTGAGATCGGGCTGCTTTACATCGCGTTCGGGACCGTCGCGGCGATCTGGGGCGGGATCGACGGGATGATGATCCGGACGCATCTGCTGACGCCCGAGGCGACGCTCTGGACGGAGGGGACGTACAACGAGCTGTTCACGATGCACGGGCTCACGATGTTGATCTTCTTCGTGACGCCGGTGTTCTTCGGGATCGGGAACTACTTCCTGCCGCTGTTGATCGGGGCCGACGACATGGCGTTTCCGCGGCTCAACGCCGTCGGGTTCTGGCTGTTACCGCCGTCGTTGTTGCTCGCTCGGTTCGGCATCATCGCCGAGGTCACGGGAGCGATACTTGCGGTCGTGGTCCCGGCGGACCGACTGTCGGTCTTGCTCGCGTTCAAGGAGCCGGCGATCGGGTGGACGGTGTATCCGCCCCTGTCGCTGGCACCGAATCCGCAGACGAACTTCCTCCTGTTGGGGCTGCACCTGAGCGGGATCGCGACCACGATCGGCGCGCTCAACTTCATCACGACGGTCGTCTACGAGCGCGACGAGTCGATCGGGTGGGCGAACCTCGATATCTTTTCGTGGAACATTCTCGTTACGAGCGCGATCATCATCTTCGCGTTCCCGCTGCTTGGCACCGCATTGCTCATGTTGCTGTTCGATCGCAACCTCGGGACGACGTTCTTCGCGGTCGAGGGCGGGGGACCGATCCTCTGGCAGCACCTATTCTGGTTCTGGGGTCATCCGGAGGTGTACATCATCTTCCTCCCGGCGACCGGGCTGATGAGTCTGATCTTGCCGAAGTTCGTCGGGCGAAAACTGTTCGGGTTCAAGTTCATCGTCTACTCGACGATCGCTATCGGCGTCCTCTCGTTCGGCGTCTGGGCACACCACATGTTCGTCACCGGCGTCGACCCTCGAGTCCGGGCGAGTTTCATGGCGACGTCGATCGCCATCGCCGTCCCCAGCGCGATCAAGGTCTTCAACTGGATCACGACGATGTGGAACGGTGACGTCAGACTGGCAGCACCCACGATCCTCTGTGTCGGCTCGATCGGGCTATTCATCGTCGGCGGCGTCACTGGCATCTTCCTCGCTGTGATCCCGATCGACGTGGTCTATCACGGCACCTACTACGTCGTCGGTCACTTCCATCTCATCCTCATGGGGATCATCCCGCTCATGATGTTCGCCGCAAGCTACTACTGGTATCCCCTGCTCACCGGCCGGATGTACGACCGGCGGCTCGCGATCTTCCAGTCGTCGCTTTTGGTCGTCGGCTCCGCGGTCACGTTCATGACACTGATGGCGCTTGGCTTCCTCGAGTTGCCCCGACGCTACGCGACCTATCCGCCGAGCTATTCGGGGCTGCAGGTCGTCGCGACCGTCGGGGCGTTCATCATCGGAATCAGCGTCCTCATGTGGCTATACAACATGCTCTGGTCGTACTTCCAGGGAACGCCCGTCGAGACGGCGGACCCGTGGGAACTGAAAGCGACCGAGCAGTTCACTCCCGAGTGGCAGTGGTTCGAGGATCGCCTCGAGCGCGAGCGCGGCATCCCGCCCAGCGAACCCGAGGAGGTCCGGCCGTCGTACGTCCCCGCGCAGGGGGAGCGTCCACCGTCGCTGTACGGTCGGATCGTCCCGGTGGCAAAGCGGGTGGCAAGCGACGCCGGGACGGGTGCGGCCGGCGGCTTCGTCGGCACGATAGCGTTGACGGTCGTCCTCCTCGTCGCGGTAGCCTTGGGGGCGTTCGATCTCGAGGCGTTCGCAACGCTGGCGACGTTCGTCGGGCTGCCGGCGAACCTCGCGCTCGGCTACGGCCTGTTTCTCGCCGGTGGGATGACGGTCTGGCCCCTGCTCTTTCTCTCCTTGGGCGAGTACCTGCCCGGCGAGTTGACGCTGGTGACGGGGCTGTGGTACGCGACGGTCATCGCCTCGGGGTTCGCCCTGGCGTTTTACACCGGCCAGTCGGGACTCGAGCTGGTGACGTACGTCCTGTTCGTGATCGTCGCTCACTGGATCTACGGGCTGGGGCTGGCCGGGACGATCGCCGTTCTGGGCGGCCGCCAGCGCCGTCCGTCGACGGGGGACGACGGATGA
- a CDS encoding NAD(P)/FAD-dependent oxidoreductase produces the protein MERVDVAIVGGGPAGASAAEQAAAHGAETVLFEQGVPREDREGVGPDSTDAAGMLDYWIDLMEFDYREIPDDVIHRELEGTEFVGPNTAVELTSTGMDASYPTFGYTFHRARMDDWLYERATDAGADLRVGVGVKDLETDLRASSPKGPTHTLTLSNGDEIEAQYVVLADGPQRRITLDALDQFTAPGRSVSDHLSPPEANHIAYQEYREFPAELFEEFEDRLTFWWGYMPGETAYPWVFPNDGTVARVGLTMPIGMTLEDVEDPGSYKLLRPDDDRIPSGAEYISRLLEQEYGDEYDIEDDIPRVEDRGKSKGTETYPISSTRPIDSPVGANIAVAGGAMGTTSAFHEGGYHVAVRTGKIAGRLAGTDSLENYNEIWKAAIGDEILRNVAFADIVADYGPDDWDWAFSTVNDMQGNGADDGLIARKYTAGFDAAKIAATYKRTKFTYRDGGYLQLAEDDYFY, from the coding sequence ATGGAACGCGTAGACGTCGCGATCGTCGGCGGCGGCCCCGCCGGTGCGTCCGCGGCCGAGCAAGCGGCAGCTCACGGCGCGGAAACCGTGCTCTTCGAGCAGGGGGTTCCCCGAGAGGACCGGGAGGGAGTGGGTCCCGACTCGACCGACGCCGCCGGGATGCTCGACTACTGGATCGATCTCATGGAGTTCGACTACCGCGAGATTCCCGACGACGTCATCCATCGGGAACTCGAGGGCACCGAGTTCGTCGGGCCGAACACCGCCGTCGAACTGACCTCGACCGGGATGGACGCCAGCTATCCGACGTTCGGATACACCTTCCACCGGGCCCGCATGGACGACTGGCTCTACGAGCGAGCGACCGACGCCGGGGCCGACCTCCGGGTCGGCGTCGGGGTCAAGGATCTCGAGACGGATCTCCGCGCTTCGAGCCCGAAGGGGCCGACTCACACCCTGACGCTGTCGAACGGCGACGAGATCGAGGCCCAGTACGTCGTGCTGGCCGACGGCCCCCAGCGCCGGATCACGCTCGACGCGCTCGATCAGTTCACCGCGCCCGGTCGCAGCGTCTCCGATCACCTCTCGCCGCCGGAGGCGAATCACATCGCCTATCAGGAGTACCGGGAGTTCCCGGCGGAACTGTTCGAGGAGTTCGAGGACCGACTCACGTTCTGGTGGGGCTACATGCCCGGCGAGACCGCCTACCCGTGGGTCTTCCCGAACGACGGCACCGTCGCCCGCGTCGGGCTGACGATGCCGATCGGGATGACGCTCGAGGACGTCGAGGATCCCGGCTCTTACAAGCTCCTGCGGCCGGACGACGACCGGATCCCCTCCGGTGCCGAGTACATCAGCCGCCTGCTCGAGCAGGAGTACGGCGACGAGTACGACATCGAGGACGACATCCCCCGCGTCGAAGATCGGGGCAAGTCCAAGGGGACCGAGACCTACCCCATCTCCTCGACGCGGCCGATCGACTCGCCCGTCGGCGCGAACATCGCCGTCGCCGGCGGCGCGATGGGGACCACCTCGGCCTTCCACGAGGGCGGCTACCACGTCGCCGTTCGTACCGGCAAGATCGCCGGCCGGCTCGCCGGCACTGACTCGCTCGAGAACTACAACGAGATCTGGAAGGCGGCCATCGGCGACGAGATCCTCCGCAACGTCGCCTTCGCCGATATCGTCGCCGACTACGGCCCCGACGACTGGGACTGGGCGTTCTCGACCGTCAACGACATGCAGGGCAACGGCGCCGACGACGGGCTGATCGCGCGGAAGTACACCGCCGGTTTCGACGCCGCGAAGATCGCCGCGACGTACAAGCGTACGAAATTCACGTACCGCGACGGCGGCTACCTCCAGCTCGCCGAGGACGACTACTTCTACTGA